In one window of Nicotiana tabacum cultivar K326 chromosome 12, ASM71507v2, whole genome shotgun sequence DNA:
- the LOC107775732 gene encoding phospho-2-dehydro-3-deoxyheptonate aldolase 1, chloroplastic, whose product MALSSSSTTNSLLPNKSQLVQNQSLLPSPLKNVSFTTNSTKPVRFVQPISAIHSSDSSKNPIVSDKPSSKPSPPAATVTAAATTVTKTEWTVESWKSKKALQLPEYPNQEELQSVLKTIEEFPPIVFAGEARSLEERLGEAAMGRAFLLQGGDCAESFKEFNANNIRDTFRILLQMGAVLMFGGQMPVIKVGRMAGQFAKPRSDNFEEKNGVKLPSYRGDNVNGDAFDAKSRTPDPQRLIRAYCQSAATLNLLRAFATGGYAAMQRINQWNLDFTEHSEQGDRYRELANRVDEALGFMAAAGLTVDHPIMKTTEFWTSHECLLLPYEQSLTRLDSTSGLYYDCSAHFIWVGERTRQLDGAHVEFLRGVANPLGIKVSDKMDPSALVKLIEILNPDNKAGRITIITRMGAENMRVKLPHLIRAVRRAGQIVTWVSDPMHGNTIKAPCGLKTRPFDSIRAEVRAFFDVHEQEGSHPGGVHLEMTGQNVTECIGGSRTVTFDDLSSRYHTHCDPRLNASQSLELAFIIAERLRKRRLGSQNVLGQ is encoded by the exons ATGGCTCTTTCAAGCAGTAGCACTACCAACTCCCTTCTTCCCAACAAATCTCAACTGGTTCAAAATCAATCCCTTTTACCTTCTCCTCTAAAGAATGTATCTTTCACCACCAACTCAACCAAACCCGTTAGATTTGTTCAACCAATCTCAGCCATTCATTCCTCTGACTCTTCCAAGAACCCCATTGTCTCCGACAAGCCCTCCTCCAAGCCTTCACCGCCGGCGGCCACTGTTACGGCGGCGGCTACGACGGTGACAAAAACAGAATGGACAGTGGAGAGCTGGAAATCCAAAAAGGCTCTTCAGTTACCCGAATACCCAAATCAAGAGGAGCTTCAATCTGTTCTTAAGACGATTGAAGAGTTCCCTCCTATCGTGTTTGCTGGTGAGGCGAGAAGTCTTGAGGAGCGTCTCGGTGAGGCTGCTATGGGCCGGGCTTTCTTGTTACAAGGAGGTGATTGTGCTGAGAGTTTTAAGGAATTTAATGCCAATAATATTAGGGATACTTTTAGAATCCTTCTTCAAATGGGTGCTGTTCTCATGTTTGGTGGTCAGATGCCTGTTATCAag GTTGGAAGGATGGCTGGGCAATTTGCAAAGCCAAGATCAGATAATTTTGAGGAGAAGAATGGAGTGAAGCTGCCGAGTTACAGGGGAGACAACGTGAACGGAGATGCATTTGATGCCAAGTCAAGAACTCCTGACCCTCAGAGGTTGATCAGGGCGTATTGTCAATCTGCAGCTACTTTGAATCTATTGAGGGCTTTTGCTACAGGAGGATATGCTGCCATGCAGAGGATCAACCAATGGAACTTGGATTTCACAGAGCACAGTGAGCAGGGTGATAG GTATCGTGAACTAGCTAATAGAGTGGATGAGGCCCTTGGTTTCATGGCTGCTGCTGGACTTACAGTGGATCATCCTATTATGAAAACCACAGAGTTCTGGACTTCTCATGAGTGCTTACTTTTGCCCTATGAGCAGTCACTAACACGACTGGATTCAACTTCTGGCCTTTACTATGATTGTTCCGCCCATTTTATTTGGGTTGGAGAAAGAACTAGGCAGTTGGATGGTGCCCATGTTGAGTTCTTGAGAGGAGTTGCCAACCCCCTTGGTATTAAG GTGAGTGACAAGATGGATCCAAGTGCATTGGTCAAGCTCATTGAGATTTTGAACCCTGATAACAAAGCTGGGAGGATTACAATAATTACCAGAATGGGAGCAGAGAACATGAGGGTTAAGCTTCCTCATCTTATCAGGGCAGTCCGAAGAGCAGGGCAAATCGTCACTTGGGTATCTGATCCTATGCATGGAAACACCATCAAAGCTCCTTGTGGTCTAAAAACTCGACCTTTCGATTCCATCAGG GCTGAAGTAAGAGCATTCTTTGATGTTCATGAGCAAGAAGGAAGCCACCCAGGAGGAGTACACCTGGAGATGACAGGCCAAAACGTCACAGAGTGCATTGGTGGATCACGAACTGTGACCTTTGATGATCTGAGCTCACGTTACCACACCCACTGTGATCCTAGGCTCAATGCATCTCAATCCCTTGAGCTCGCCTTCATTATTGCAGAACGCCTAAGAAAGAGGAGGCTTGGATCACAAAACGTATTAGGTCAATAG